A region of the Lactococcus garvieae genome:
TAACCGAAAACATTCCCGAACAGATTCAAAATGTTGCAGGAGGTATAACCGAAAACATTCCTGAACAAATTCAAAATGTTGCAGGAGGTATAACCGAAAACATTCCCGAACAAATTCAAAATGTTGCAGGAGGTATAACCGAAAACATTCCCGAACAGATTCAAAATGTTGCAGGAGGTATAACCGAAAACATTCCTGAACAAATTCAAAATGTTGCAGGAGGTATAACCGAAAACATTCCTGAACAAATTCAAAATGTTGCAGGAGGTATAACCGAAAATATTCCTGAACAAATTCAAAATGTTGCAGGAGGTATAACCGAAAACATTCCCGAACAGATTCAAAATGTTGCAGGAGGTATAACCGAAAACATTCCCGAACAGATTCAAAATGTTGCAGGAGGTATAACCGAAAACATTCCTGAACAAATTCAAAATGTTGCAGATAGTATTACGAAATTTTTGGGATAATATAAATTTTTCTCATCTTTTGAGAATATGAAATTAAATTATGCTCCAATCAAATGTATCAAACTAGGTTGAAACTCAATGACCAACTCGTTATATACCACGAGCCAATCAGAAAGCTTGATATTCGCTCAACCAGATACATCTGAGGAATCCTCCTTTATAAAGATTTTAAATATATTAATTGGGCCACTGAAATCAGGTGGCTTTTTTTGTTCAGTATTGAGGTCGGTATTAGGGTCAGTATTAGGGTCGGTATCAAGGTCAGTATCAAGGTCAGTATTAGGGTCAGTATTAGGGTCGGTATTGAAAAGTGTTATCGACCTTAAGAATGGACTAACAATTATTTATAGCCATGCTTTGAGAAAAAGCAAACTTTTTCGGAAAGATGTATATCATTTCAATTCGTTTTAAATCCTCTATTTGTTTTTGCGCTTCCTTTTGTTTTTTAGAAATAAATTCGAACATATCTTGACAACGAACTTCATCTTTATCTACAACACCAAGTAATTTATAAATCTCGCTTAAAGAAAAACCAAGTTCCTGTATTCGTTTAATAAACCCAACACGCTTAACGTCATCATATGAATATATCCGATAACCAGCTTCCGTTCGGTGAGGTTCTTGTAATAAATTTTTTCGCTCGTAATATCTGATCGTTTCTTTATTAACTCCACATTTATCTGCAAACTCACTAATGCGATAAATCATCTTATTTCACCCCATGAATATTATAAACCGTGTACCATAGTACACGGTCAAGTAAATTGGACTATTTTATTTTTTTCCCAAAGTATCACTCGTATGTGATTGATACTTTTATATAATACTATTGATTATCCGGTTCTGTTGCAAAGTTTTAAATAAAGAATAAAATCCCTTACGGTATCTATGATTTAAGCTGGGATTCCCAATAATACCTTGATTTCAGTACAGACCGAAAACCCGAAGAGAGTGCCTTCTTTTCGGGTTTTCTTATATAATCCTCGGATGGCTTCCATACCTTTAATCGTGGTAGAGGCAGTGCGTAAACTTCGATAGAATTTATTGCGTCTCTTTACTGGACGATGGTCTTGTTCAATCAAATTATTCAGGTATTTAATGGTACGATGTTCTGTCCCTTGATAAAAGCCGTATTCTTTTAGTTTCTTAAAGGCACTTGTAATAGAGGGGGCTTTATCTGTGACTACAACCTTCGGTTCATCAAACTGCTTCACTAACCGCTTAAGAAAAGCATAGGCTGCTTGTGTGTCCCGTTTTTTACGTAACCAAATATCCAAGGTTAAACCATCTGCATCGATGGCTCGATACAAATAATGCCATTTTCCTTTAATTTTGATGTACGTTTCATCCATTTTCCA
Encoded here:
- a CDS encoding IS6-like element IS1216 family transposase, translated to MNHFKGKQFQQDVIIVAVGYYLRYNLSYREVQEILYDRGINVSHTTIYRWVQEYGKRLYQIWKKKNKKSFYSWKMDETYIKIKGKWHYLYRAIDADGLTLDIWLRKKRDTQAAYAFLKRLVKQFDEPKVVVTDKAPSITSAFKKLKEYGFYQGTEHRTIKYLNNLIEQDHRPVKRRNKFYRSLRTASTTIKGMEAIRGLYKKTRKEGTLFGFSVCTEIKVLLGIPA